A part of Homoserinibacter sp. YIM 151385 genomic DNA contains:
- a CDS encoding mannose-1-phosphate guanylyltransferase, whose protein sequence is MTAHPPALDRFYGVIPAGGVGSRLWPLSRASAPKFLHPLSGSGESLLRDTWQRLAPLSGAQRIMVVTGRAHEPAVIEQIPELDARNLVLESSPRDSSAAIGLAAAILRRREPDVIIGSFHADHVVRGVAAFGQAVREAVEVADEGYIVTIGITPSEPSTGFGYIRAVDSIGLPDHGGVLLADSFTEKPDLDTAIRYLHSGDYLWNAGMFVSRADVLVEQLRAAEPGLVEGLEEIAAAWDTEQRDAVVERIWPELTKIAIDYTVAEPAAAQGRLAVVPGRFSWHDVGDFATIAQLGSQGRPGQLVTIGDSESVMGDEATGLVYSATGRVISLIGLTDIVVVDTADALLVTTTANAQRVKQAVEQLKAAGRDDVL, encoded by the coding sequence ATGACGGCTCACCCTCCCGCCCTCGACCGCTTCTACGGCGTGATCCCCGCCGGCGGCGTCGGCTCGCGCCTGTGGCCCCTCTCCCGGGCGAGCGCCCCCAAGTTCCTCCACCCGCTCAGCGGCTCCGGCGAGAGCCTCCTCCGCGACACCTGGCAGCGTCTGGCCCCGCTCTCGGGCGCGCAGCGGATCATGGTCGTCACGGGGCGCGCGCACGAGCCCGCCGTCATCGAGCAGATCCCCGAGCTCGACGCCCGCAACCTCGTCCTCGAGAGCTCGCCGCGCGACTCCTCGGCGGCGATCGGCCTCGCCGCCGCGATCCTGCGCCGCCGGGAGCCGGACGTCATCATCGGCTCCTTCCACGCCGACCACGTGGTCCGCGGCGTCGCCGCCTTCGGGCAGGCCGTCCGCGAGGCCGTGGAGGTCGCCGACGAGGGCTACATCGTCACGATCGGCATCACGCCGTCCGAGCCCTCGACGGGCTTCGGGTACATCCGCGCGGTCGACTCGATCGGCCTCCCCGACCACGGCGGCGTCCTCCTCGCCGACTCCTTCACCGAGAAGCCCGACCTCGACACCGCCATCAGGTACCTCCACTCGGGCGACTACCTCTGGAACGCGGGCATGTTCGTCTCGCGCGCCGACGTCCTCGTCGAGCAGCTCCGCGCCGCCGAGCCGGGCCTCGTCGAGGGCCTCGAGGAGATCGCGGCCGCGTGGGACACCGAGCAGCGGGATGCGGTGGTCGAGCGGATCTGGCCGGAGCTCACGAAGATCGCGATCGACTACACGGTCGCGGAGCCGGCCGCCGCGCAGGGGCGCCTCGCGGTCGTCCCGGGCCGCTTCTCCTGGCACGACGTCGGCGACTTCGCGACGATCGCCCAGCTCGGCTCGCAGGGCCGGCCCGGTCAGCTCGTCACGATCGGCGACTCCGAGTCGGTCATGGGGGACGAGGCGACCGGCCTCGTCTACAGCGCGACGGGTCGCGTCATCTCGCTCATCGGCCTCACCGACATCGTCGTGGTGGACACGGCCGACGCCCTCCTCGTCACGACCACCGCGAACGCGCAGCGCGTGAAGCAGGCGGTCGAGCAGCTCAAGGCCGCCGGCCGCGACGACGTCCTGTGA
- the sdhC gene encoding succinate dehydrogenase, cytochrome b556 subunit, translating into MWSWVLHRITGTAIFFFLLVHILDTALVRVSPEAYNAVIGTYKTPIMGLGEAGLVAAIVFHAYNGLRIILVDFWSWATRHQRVLFWVVLGLWAVTMAGFLPRHLMHVFGGE; encoded by the coding sequence ATGTGGTCCTGGGTCCTGCACCGGATCACCGGCACCGCGATCTTCTTCTTCCTCCTCGTGCACATCCTCGACACGGCGCTCGTCCGCGTCAGCCCCGAGGCGTACAACGCGGTGATCGGCACCTACAAGACGCCGATCATGGGCCTCGGCGAGGCGGGCCTCGTCGCGGCGATCGTCTTCCACGCCTACAACGGCCTGCGCATCATCCTCGTCGACTTCTGGAGCTGGGCCACGCGGCACCAGCGCGTGCTGTTCTGGGTCGTGCTCGGCCTCTGGGCGGTCACGATGGCGGGCTTCCTCCCGCGCCACCTCATGCACGTCTTCGGAGGCGAGTGA
- a CDS encoding succinate dehydrogenase hydrophobic membrane anchor subunit, translating to MTVRQGESGRAIPAPNAPRSAIAARGGVNWEKWGWLYMRISGVVLVVLIFGHLFVNLVAGDGVSAIDFAFVAGKWANPFFIVWDTALLWLALIHGANGMRTIINDYSAGRIRTVLLGSLAAATAVLLILGTLVIYTFDPCPPVPADQAHLLPSICANLVK from the coding sequence ATGACCGTCCGTCAGGGTGAGAGCGGCCGGGCGATCCCGGCCCCCAACGCGCCCCGCAGCGCGATCGCCGCGCGCGGCGGCGTCAACTGGGAGAAGTGGGGCTGGCTCTACATGCGCATCTCGGGCGTCGTGCTCGTCGTGCTCATCTTCGGCCACCTCTTCGTCAACCTCGTCGCCGGCGACGGCGTCTCCGCGATCGACTTCGCCTTCGTCGCCGGCAAGTGGGCGAACCCCTTCTTCATCGTGTGGGACACCGCGCTGCTCTGGCTCGCGCTCATCCACGGCGCCAACGGCATGCGCACGATCATCAACGACTACTCCGCGGGCCGCATCCGCACCGTCCTCCTCGGCTCGCTCGCTGCGGCGACCGCCGTCCTCCTCATCCTCGGGACCCTCGTGATCTACACCTTCGACCCCTGCCCGCCGGTGCCCGCCGACCAGGCGCACCTGCTCCCCTCCATCTGCGCGAACCTGGTGAAGTGA
- the sdhA gene encoding succinate dehydrogenase flavoprotein subunit, translating into MEFQDGDVIDGVHYHQFDVVIVGAGGAGMRAAIEAGPKAKTAVITKLYPTRSHTGAAQGGMAAALANVEEDSWEWHTFDTVKGGDYLVDQDAAEILAKEAIDAVLDLENMGLPFNRTPEGRIDQRRFGGHTRDHGKAPVRRACYAADRTGHMILQTLFQNCVKLGVNFFNEYYALDIVMTEVDAGDGTTREQPSGVVAYELATGEIHVFQAKAIVFATGGFGKIYKTTSNAHTLTGDGVGIVWRKGLPLEDMEFFQFHPTGLAGLGILLTEGARGEGAILRNASGERFMERYAPTIKDLAPRDIVARCMVQEVAEGRGAGPHKDYVLLDCTHLGAEVLETKLPDITEFARTYLGVDPVVEPVPVMPTAHYAMGGIPTNVAAEVLRDNTTVVPGLYAAGECACVSVHGSNRLGTNSLLDINVFGKRAGNNAADYVKTVDFTPLPDDPAAGVRELVETMRNASGTERIAALRKELQDEMDKNAQVFRTDESLEQVTHTIASLRERYLNVSIQDKGRRYNTDLLEAIELGFLLDLAEVVVYSARNRKESRGGHMRDDFPKRDDENYMQHTMAYLTGDAHSSLADDHIRLDWKPVVITNYQPMERKY; encoded by the coding sequence ATGGAGTTCCAGGACGGGGACGTGATCGACGGCGTCCACTACCACCAGTTCGACGTCGTCATCGTGGGCGCCGGCGGCGCCGGCATGCGCGCCGCGATCGAGGCCGGCCCCAAGGCGAAGACGGCCGTCATCACCAAGCTCTACCCCACCCGATCCCATACGGGCGCGGCGCAGGGCGGCATGGCCGCCGCGCTCGCGAACGTCGAGGAGGACAGCTGGGAGTGGCACACCTTCGACACCGTCAAGGGCGGCGACTACCTCGTCGACCAGGATGCGGCCGAGATCCTCGCGAAGGAGGCCATCGACGCGGTCCTCGACCTCGAGAACATGGGCCTCCCCTTCAACCGCACCCCCGAGGGCCGGATCGACCAGCGGCGCTTCGGCGGCCACACGCGTGACCACGGCAAGGCGCCCGTCCGCCGCGCCTGCTACGCGGCCGACCGCACCGGGCACATGATCCTCCAGACGCTGTTCCAGAACTGCGTCAAGCTCGGCGTCAACTTCTTCAACGAGTACTACGCGCTCGACATCGTCATGACGGAGGTCGACGCCGGTGACGGGACCACCCGTGAGCAGCCGTCGGGCGTCGTCGCCTACGAGCTCGCCACCGGCGAGATCCACGTCTTCCAGGCGAAGGCGATCGTCTTCGCGACCGGCGGCTTCGGCAAGATCTACAAGACGACCTCCAACGCGCACACCCTCACGGGCGACGGCGTCGGCATCGTCTGGCGCAAGGGCCTCCCGCTCGAGGACATGGAGTTCTTCCAGTTCCACCCGACCGGCCTCGCCGGGCTCGGCATCCTCCTCACCGAGGGCGCGCGAGGCGAGGGCGCGATCCTCCGCAACGCGTCCGGCGAGCGCTTCATGGAGCGCTACGCCCCCACCATCAAGGACCTCGCACCGCGCGACATCGTCGCCCGCTGCATGGTGCAGGAGGTGGCCGAGGGCCGGGGCGCGGGGCCCCACAAGGACTACGTGCTGCTCGACTGCACCCACCTCGGCGCCGAGGTGCTCGAGACGAAGCTGCCCGACATCACCGAGTTCGCCCGCACCTACCTCGGCGTCGACCCCGTCGTCGAGCCGGTGCCGGTCATGCCGACCGCGCACTACGCGATGGGCGGCATCCCCACGAACGTCGCCGCCGAGGTCCTCCGCGACAACACGACCGTCGTGCCCGGCCTCTACGCCGCCGGCGAGTGCGCCTGCGTCTCCGTGCACGGCTCGAACCGCCTCGGCACGAACTCGCTGCTCGACATCAACGTCTTCGGCAAGCGCGCCGGCAACAACGCCGCCGACTACGTCAAGACGGTCGACTTCACGCCGCTGCCCGACGACCCCGCCGCGGGCGTCCGCGAGCTCGTCGAGACGATGCGGAACGCGAGCGGCACCGAGCGGATCGCCGCGCTCCGCAAGGAGCTGCAGGACGAGATGGACAAGAACGCGCAGGTGTTCCGCACCGACGAGTCGCTCGAGCAGGTGACGCACACCATCGCGTCGCTGCGGGAGCGCTACCTCAACGTGTCCATCCAGGACAAGGGCCGCCGCTACAACACCGACCTCCTCGAGGCGATCGAGCTCGGCTTCCTCCTCGACCTCGCCGAGGTCGTCGTCTACTCCGCGCGCAACCGCAAGGAGAGCCGCGGCGGGCACATGCGCGACGACTTCCCCAAGCGCGACGACGAGAACTACATGCAGCACACGATGGCCTACCTCACGGGCGATGCGCACTCCTCGCTCGCCGACGACCACATCCGGCTCGACTGGAAGCCCGTCGTCATCACGAACTACCAGCCCATGGAGAGGAAGTACTGA
- a CDS encoding succinate dehydrogenase iron-sulfur subunit, protein MTAVVEDAAPAPEAPIQSFTVTVIIRRFDPEVDEEPRWQDFDVEMYPTDRILDALHKIKWEQDGSLTFRRSCAHGICGSDAMRINGRNRLACKTLIKDLDVSKPIYVEAIKGLPLEKDLIVDMEPFFASYREIQPFLVADAKPKDGKERIQSVAERARFDDTTKCILCAACTSSCPVFWTDGQYFGPAAIVNAHRFIFDSRDEGAKVRLDILNDKEGVWRCRTTFNCTDACPRGIEVTKAIAEVKNAVLRGRP, encoded by the coding sequence ATGACCGCAGTCGTGGAGGATGCCGCCCCCGCTCCCGAGGCGCCCATCCAGTCGTTCACCGTCACCGTCATCATCCGCCGCTTCGACCCGGAGGTCGACGAGGAGCCGCGCTGGCAGGACTTCGACGTCGAGATGTACCCGACCGACCGCATCCTCGATGCGCTCCACAAGATCAAGTGGGAGCAGGACGGCTCGCTCACCTTCCGCCGCTCCTGCGCGCACGGCATCTGCGGCTCGGATGCGATGCGGATCAACGGCCGCAACCGCCTCGCCTGCAAGACGCTGATCAAGGACCTCGACGTGTCGAAGCCGATCTACGTCGAGGCGATCAAGGGCCTGCCGCTCGAGAAGGACCTCATCGTCGACATGGAGCCGTTCTTCGCCTCCTACCGCGAGATCCAGCCCTTCCTCGTCGCGGACGCCAAGCCGAAGGACGGCAAGGAGCGCATCCAGTCCGTCGCCGAGCGCGCCCGCTTCGACGACACCACCAAGTGCATCCTCTGCGCCGCCTGCACGTCCTCCTGCCCCGTCTTCTGGACCGACGGGCAGTACTTCGGCCCGGCCGCGATCGTGAACGCGCACCGCTTCATCTTCGACAGCCGCGACGAGGGCGCCAAGGTGCGCCTCGACATCCTCAACGACAAGGAGGGCGTGTGGCGCTGCCGCACGACCTTCAACTGCACGGATGCCTGCCCGCGCGGCATCGAGGTCACGAAGGCGATCGCGGAGGTCAAGAACGCGGTCCTGCGGGGCCGCCCCTAG
- a CDS encoding Fic family protein — MRIDDFTSQEWGWITQIPGDRWAFPYFLPKPIPRSIMLGEQTVLALSDADAALGELAGLGTLIRDPELLLGPSLAQEALSSSRIEGTQASLSDVLAAESDGVPARDENLKEVSNYLDAAEQGVELIDSLPITQRFFCALHETLMTDVRGEEKSPGEIRRSPVWIGSTNARPETAKFVPPHQSHLGDLLADWERYVNEPSQTPAIVRCALMHYQFETIHPFLDGNGRIGRLLIGFVLMSEQRLPAPILYISGYFERNRQQYYDRLQAVRERGEIDEWIQFFCAAVAAQARESAARIRRLVEIREQYRADTQTDRSALPGLVDLVFRNPLVTVGAVQRALDVSQPTASALIKKAVARGWLRSLGRWGRGGRERWLADDIWQAVASPLDQEAASPRSS, encoded by the coding sequence ATGCGGATCGACGATTTCACATCGCAGGAGTGGGGGTGGATCACCCAGATCCCCGGCGATCGGTGGGCCTTCCCCTACTTTCTCCCGAAGCCGATCCCGCGAAGCATCATGCTCGGAGAGCAGACGGTGCTCGCACTCTCGGACGCCGATGCCGCCCTCGGAGAGCTGGCGGGTCTGGGAACCCTCATCCGTGACCCTGAGCTGCTGCTCGGTCCATCGCTTGCCCAGGAAGCGCTGTCGAGCTCTCGGATCGAGGGGACTCAGGCCTCGCTGAGCGACGTCCTCGCCGCTGAGAGCGACGGCGTTCCGGCTCGCGATGAGAACCTCAAAGAGGTGTCGAACTATCTCGACGCGGCCGAGCAGGGGGTCGAGCTCATCGACTCGCTCCCGATCACGCAGCGCTTCTTCTGCGCACTTCACGAGACGCTGATGACGGATGTGCGCGGCGAGGAGAAGAGCCCTGGCGAGATCCGACGATCGCCGGTCTGGATCGGCTCGACGAATGCCCGCCCGGAGACCGCGAAGTTCGTGCCCCCTCACCAGAGCCATCTCGGCGATCTGCTCGCGGATTGGGAGCGCTACGTCAACGAGCCGAGCCAGACGCCCGCGATCGTGAGGTGCGCGCTCATGCACTATCAGTTCGAGACCATCCACCCCTTCCTCGATGGCAACGGGCGGATCGGCCGGCTGCTGATCGGCTTCGTCCTGATGTCCGAGCAGCGGCTCCCTGCGCCGATCCTCTACATCTCGGGCTACTTCGAACGCAACCGGCAGCAGTACTACGACCGGCTTCAGGCTGTCCGAGAGCGCGGCGAGATCGACGAGTGGATCCAGTTCTTCTGCGCCGCCGTCGCGGCCCAGGCCCGAGAGAGCGCGGCGCGCATCCGGCGCCTCGTCGAGATCCGGGAGCAGTACCGTGCTGACACGCAGACCGATCGCTCGGCGCTCCCCGGTCTGGTCGATCTCGTCTTCCGCAACCCTCTCGTCACCGTCGGCGCGGTGCAGCGCGCGCTCGACGTGTCTCAGCCGACGGCATCGGCACTCATCAAGAAGGCCGTCGCGCGGGGGTGGCTCCGGTCACTCGGCCGCTGGGGACGAGGCGGCCGGGAGCGCTGGCTCGCTGACGACATCTGGCAGGCCGTCGCGAGTCCGCTCGACCAGGAGGCAGCATCCCCGCGATCCTCGTGA